tctttcatgatttttgttttgtctttcagattCAAGACGATTGGAAGTATGTTGCCATGGTGATTGATCGTATTTTTCTGTGGGTTTTTATCCTGGTCTGCATATTGGGGACAGCAGGATTGTTTCTGCAACCCTTGATGGCAAAGGATGATGCATAAGCCCTGAACTGTGTGTCTGCCTGAGGCTTACTTGTGCATGTGCATGGGGAGgggctctttttattttattttttattgtgggaaaatacacttaccataaaatttactatcttaaccatttttaagtgcacagttcagtggtattaaatacattcacgttgttgtgcaaccattaccaccatccatccccataactcttttcatcttgtaaaactgaaactctatactcattaaacaataattcccatTCTTCccaccccctagcccctggcaaccaccattataCTGTCTCCATGATATTGAtgactctaagtacctcatataaatggaatcatacatcgTTTGTCTTTCAGtgactggctaatttcacttagcacagtgtcctcaggcttcatccatgttgtgccatgtgtcagaatttccttcttttttaaggatgaataacattccatttgtatgtatatacattttgcttatccattcatccatcaatggacacttggtttgctaccatgttttagctattgtagataatgctgctatgaacatgggtatacaaattatctctttgagaccctgctttcagttcttttgggtatatacccagaagtggaattgctggatcatctggtaattctgtctttaattttttgaggaactgctatactGTTTTACACCATGGCTtacccattttacattcctaacaacagtgtataagggtttcAATTTTTACACAACCTCATcaacacattttctgtttttttttgttgccatcctaatgggtgtgaggtggtatcttactgtagttttgatttgtatttccctaatgaatattgagcatctttttgtgtgcttattggccatttatacatcttcttcagagaaatgtctattcaagtcctttgtcccttttgaattgggttgtttctttttttgttgttaagttttGGGGTTCTCATCTAAGGCCTACCACCCTGAATGCACCTGATCTCGTCTGATCCCAGTTTTAGTTCTCTACATATTCTAaatgttaatcccttatcagatatatgatttgcaattattttctcccattctgtgggttgccttttcactctgttgatagtgtcttttgatacacaaaattttaaaattttcatgaagtccaatttgtttttctttcattaccTGTGCCtttgtgtcatatccaagaaatcattgccaaatccagtatTGTAAAGTGcttgtcctgttttcttctaagagttttgttgttttaggcCTTACATTTAGGCTCTGTCTTAACAGTAACATGCTTTCTATCATCAAGCTACTGGCTTTGTTTTCGCATTTCAAGGTTTACTTATTATCCAGTTGTCTTGATTTTTGTCAAAAAAGATTCATGCAAGAAAAATGTCACGAGTACTTATTATGAGTATTATTATGGATAAATGAACATTTAACCAGCCTTTTTGGTAAGCTAAAGAAGTATCAAAATATAATTCCTCTACAGTGATTAGAATGCTGTGCTGGAACTTTTAAGAAGAGgctaaacaggggctggcccagtggcacaggggttaagtttgcatgttctgcttcagtggccctgggtttgccagtttggatctcaggtgcagacctactcgccgcttgtcaagccatgcatcccacatataaagtagaggaagatgggcacggatgttagctcagggccagtcttcctcggcaaaaagaggaggactggcagcagatgttagctcagggctaatcttcctcaaaaagaaaaaagaataggctAAATATgaaaactatttctctttttttttagtggttgagACATAACTGGATAGAAAAACTTGCTGTTCAGAAATGTGCAAATCCATTCGGTTCAGTATCACAACAGATTTCCCAAAGGTTTTTCTTATTTAGCCCATAATCTCCTTGCAATTTTATACTATTTCAGCTATACCCCACTACTACCATTTCTTACAATGCACTTCTTGTTCTTTACTGTTTTTCACGAGTTTTAGGGCCATGCCTCCATTGCAGAGGGCCTCAActattcatcttgcataattcTAAATTATTATACTGTGAGACATTATGCCTAGTCACACATTGTTAATGAACCTTTAGAACAGGGTTTCCCAACCTttgcactattgacatttttgcCAGATGATTCTGTGTTGGGGACTGTCCTGTACACTGTAGGGTCTTTGGCAGCACCCTAACTATATGCCAGTAACATTGCCCCATCCCttgccagttgtgacaaccaaaaattcttaaatttcccCTCAAAGGCAAAATTGCCACTTGAGAACCACTTCTTCAGACAAATTATTAATAAGAGAGTATCCCATACTACACTTCTGAATCTGAATAACCACTGGCAAGAGATGGTGATTCACAAGAGACCATTTTAATCTTCTCACCAGTCATTCTGATGTTTTCCCTATGCAAAAATGAAACTGACAAAATTGCAGCCCACTTTGACTCATGTTTCAATAAGTCAAAAGGAAGGTTTCTAtaaaatttgtttgtttacatGTAGAAATTTTCAGTAACAGTAATGGAGATATAAGGGGGATCAGGGATTTAAAGGCAATTTAAATTCATCAAATCAGACTTTCACTCATTAAATGGCATTAAACACCTGCctacaataaaatgcaaattagcaggattctctctgcctcccaaaGAGTGTTGACTTGAACTTAGTTGGGTTACTTACCGTAAATAAATAAGGCATTTGTTCTCTCAAGAGCTAAGAGTTCTAAATTGAATGCAAGGTTTCTATCAGTGTTTTCTTCCTGGTCATGGCTGAATCAGGGGCAGTGAGAGATGAAATTTGTTTACCTGTGATACATGATACTGTGCTGAATAAGTAGTAATAGGCTAAGACTAAATTACGTCAAAGGCCCTTGCAACTCTAAGATTCAAGTACTGTAATTGTTGGAATGAAAGAGATAAAACTGAAACATTACAGATGTGTAACAATGTGCTTATACCTAGTTAGAATACTGTCTTTAATCTTGGAAGATGGTTTTCTCACAGAACGATTTAGTAGTATCCatagacatgttttaaaaatgggatTCACTTAATTGTAGTGGGCTCTTCTACAATCAAGGATAAAAAGATGCTACCACGATTTATATAGAAGATGATTCTATTAATTGCAGAAAATGTGGACAAGGAGATTGAAATTAATGTTAAGGAGATGCTGCTGCATGTCCATAGGGGTTGTCTCTTGCATGATTTTACAATGGAAAGTAAGCTATAAAAATAGTTAATACAGAGGCTAGCCcggaggctgagtggttaaagttccacatgttctgctttggcagcttgagtttgcaggttcagatcccgtgtgTGGACCTATCtactcatcggccatgctgtggaggcatcccacatacaaaatagaggaagacgggcacagatgttagctcagggctaatcttcctcaagcgaaaaaagaggaggattggcaatggatgttagctcaggaaatcttccttacacacacaccaaaaagtTAATACAATAATTGTTCAGTTTAAGCATCCAAAGAATAAAGTATGCCTTAAAGGAGTTCCCAatccccattttcattttttaaaaatgttggttATAGAAAAGCAGCATCACATTAAATCATTATCATTCTAAGTAGTGAGCTTATTTAAATAGCAGTATATATTACGCTAAAGATTAGCTGTTACCCAGTGAATACaggaaagaattctaaaatgtgTACCTTTACCAAATgcagaaaaagttttaaaatcagttttcaaATACAACAGGAATTTTCCAGTACAATCAAAAGATGAACTTCACTCTTGATTACAAATTAGTATTATTTGTCAGGATACAAATATTAGACTTTTACTAGTATAGTTCAGATAATATTTTGCTGCTAGTTTTAAAAGATCAAATGTTATTCCATCAGTTATTACTTCAGTCATGCAGGTAGATGTTCTAATGGGCAATCTATTAAAATAAACTGATGTTAGCAACCATTAATCTGTTAAAGCTTGTATCAAATTTTAAgcacaatttacattttcataattttataggTGCCATATGATATATGCCTTTTGGTAATTAAATTCCTACTCCAATCCCTTGGGAAGTATCACTTATTTGCATTTCCAATATGAATTGGTACTATTATATTTGCCCATTTATAAATAACAGGAACAAAAAGCCCAAGAGATCCAACAATCGAAACCAGAAGAAAAGTCCACAGAAACATCCGATCAAGAACCTGGGCTATGAATTTCCAATCTTCAACAACCTGttggaaaaaaaacacattaaatacataattttaaactGTGTAATTATTTTAAGATCTAACACACTGAATTAGAGGCCAAATCAGTTTCGGCCTCCCAGTGCTGCCTCAAAACACCAAGTGACCTTGCTCAGGGACAGATACTACCCTGATGGTCTGTAACAGATAGAGCCGCCACAACCTTTCAAAGACACTACACAATTTGTTAGTTTACACATAGATTCGTAATATATTGCAATATATTACTTGTAATATATTACAAGTGGCTTacttttatagattttaaataaaaactagaatattTATACTACTtggatattttataataaatttttaaaaattcttttattcttactATATAGTTATTTCTGTTACTTACCCTTGCCCAGTAGTGTTCACGTTTTAATGTTTAAAGAGAATCCAGGCTGAGGTTAATTGCATGCCAAATTAAAAGTTGATTCAGAATAATACATATTAGATAGATGTTAATCTTCTTTCCCCACTCGGACCTGAGTTTATTTAGTTTTGGATTTCCTAGGGGCCATTTTAATCTaagttcatgagttcagatctgCTGGCCTGGAGCTCATTTCCTCCCCATTTCTGTTGCATAACCAGGGAGCTGGCTCAGCAGGTCTGAGTGACCTCAAGGAAGGGGCAGGCTGAGACCAGCCTCTGAGCACCGGAGGCTCCTGGTCCACAAGGCCATTTCCTTCACCAAGGGCCTCCCTAGCCCCTGCCTTTATGAAGCACCGGGTTTTCTACAGGACTGTGCCCCAAGTTGTGGGATAATGTAGAATTTTGGGGGGTTGTAGACATGCTACTAGTTCTGTTTCTAAATTTTTCCCCTGAAAATAAAACCCATTTACTGGCCCTAGTGGGATGAGCCCTGACGCTTCTATAAAACACTTTGCAGACATTTATTAAATTCCATCTCAATCTAAATCATTATTTAACCATATCTGTATTTTTCAAGACTCATTGGCAGGGGGGTGTcaaccccgtggctgagtggttaagtttgtgcactctgcttcggcagcccagggttcaccggtttggatgctgggcacagacctatgtaccaTTCATTAAGCCATGgggtggtagcatcccacatagaagaactagaatgacttacaactaggaaatagaactatgcactggggctttggggagaaaaaaaagagagatgggcaacagatgttaactcagggccaatcttcctctcaaaaaaaaaaaaaaaacaaaaaaaacaaaaaaacccaaagactTCATTGATAGCTTCAGACCTTATAAACTGACTTAATTATACTACTACCAAATAGAAACTTTACAAATCCACAAACATTAACTTTATTAGAAAGATATGTCAAATGTCTCCTGGGAGGAGGGCTATTTTTTAACCAGATTTATGCCATCTTCTTACCACACCTGctagaaatttttccatttaaaaaaaagctttagtggggccagcctggtggtgcagtggttaagttcacgtgctccactctggtggcctggggttcgccagttccggtgccaggtgcagacctacgctcagctcatcaagccatgctgtggcaggtgtcccacatataaagtagaggaagatgggcacagatgttagctcagggccaatcttcctcagcaaaaaaaggaggattggtggtggatgttagctcagggctaatcttcctcaaaaaaataaataaatgagataaaattttaaaaaatctttagaaatagaattcatataattttaatggaACTATCCAAAGTAAAttcaattatgaaaatattagtatagtcatagctttaaaaatattacacaatagaaataaaaaagtgaCAAGATTGAAATTTTacgttttaaaagaaaatcagttcaATATGATCACATTAATAAAACATATTCATGTTCAATTCTTGCATTTTAAGTATTAACCTTAAATAAGGAGCCAGTgagttatttttctataataaagttttaagcaaatttttgtttttaagcaaattAAGCATATTAAGCATTACCACTAAGCTTCATATCAACACTTTGATGTATAATAACACATAAGAATAACTTACTGCTTTTAATTTCACTAACATTCTCCTGTAAGTTTTATTACCACAAAAAgatttattctagaaaaatacCTTGGCTATATTTATAAAGTCTATATTAggctcattctttaaaaaataaaatcacttttggGGACCGGCCCcctggccgtgtggttaagttcacacgctctgcttcaggggcccagggtttcaccagttcgaaacctgggcgcggatgtggcaccactcatcaggccacgctgaggaggcatcccacatgccacaactagaaggacccacaactaaaagtgcacaactgtgtaccggggggctttggggagaaaaaggaaaaattttttttaaaatcttaaaaaaaacgggctggctccgtggccgagtggttaagttcgcgagctccgctgtggcggcccagggtttggatcatgggcgcggacatggcaccgctcgtcaggccacattgaggcggcgtcccacatcccacaactagaaggacgtgcaactaagatacacaactatgtacaggggagatttggggagataaagcaggaaaaaaaaaaaaaaagattggcaacagttgttagcccaggtgccaatctttaaaaaataaataaatcaaatcacTTTTGATAAATTACAATGCAGTAGTGCCTGCAGATTACCAGAGAATTCAGAAACAAAGTTATCAAAGATAAGATTAAAACAGTTCATCATGTCAAAGCCAAAAAGCGTATGGCAGGATTCCTATTCCTTAGAATAAAAGAGCAGTCAGCATAATGCTGAGTTTTCTTTAAAGTCATGCAAGATGCCAATGGGGGAAATGGAGAAGTGAGATTTGTGTTGGTGCCCTGTTCTGCAGATGTTTTAACTGAGAAAACTTTTAGTAAAGATCTTGCAGAGCACAGTGTGTCAACGTTTCTGGCCCCCAGTCTATGCTTAGCCTGAAGGGTCATGCAGTTTACTCTGCCAAACTTCAAATCAAGCAGATCTGCAACTGTAAATACAACATGTCACAGACCTCACGGACATTATTCTCCTTCATGACGTGTCTTGTAATATATCGAATAGAATCAAGCGCAGCTTCCAATGTGTTTCTAGAAGATTTTGGTCCACTACcactctcagtttcctctttctgAGTCAAGTACCTATCTACATGACTTCTCATGCAAAGCAATTTTGGAAGCTTCTGAAGAAATATCTTGCGGACCCAAGGTGCCATAGCATTATGTGTCGAGGAAGAACGATGATGAAGGTTGATAGCAAAGACAGTCACCATAATTGATAGTGTCACAAAAATCATGGTAAACACCAGATACTCTCCAATCAGAGGTATTACTTTTGAAGATGAGGGTATGATCTCTTCAATAACCAGAAGGAAGACAGTCAAAGAAACAAGtactgaggtgcagagagaaaTCTTTTCACCTTCATTTGAAGGAAGATAGAAGACAAGTACGGTTAAAAACGAGAGCCCAATACAGGGTATAATAAGGAACAAGGTATAAAAGAGAGGCAGACGCTTAATTACAAATGAGTACATGATGTAAGGATACCAGCAACAGCTGTCagttctgtttcctttgcttCCCGTTGCACTCACAATTTCCCATTCTCCATTATCAAAAAAATCTCTCTTGTCTACATCTTGGTCCTCTAAAATTATATCAACCTGTGATCCATCGTAAGTCCAAGAACCAAATTTCATGGAACAGTTTTGGAGATCAAAGGGGAAAAACGTGACATCTATGGTGCAGGAACTTTTGTAGTTTGCCGGAGGAGTCCAGGTGACAGTGCCATCATACCTGACGACCGTTTTCGTACTGGCCCCTTCAAAACGTCCATCTGCACtgaaatacacacacgcacaagaACAGTGCAGAGATTAAACAACCCAAGCATGCATTTTACAAGCCTAATATAAAAGAAATCCCATAACTGATagcatgaaataatttttaaactgttaCCTTGAATATACCTGCTACTCGCAGGGGACTCTGCTTTAAGGACATCTTCCTTAAATGTGTATCTAACTCTACTAGAACTGAATGCCTTCTTCCACATCTATGCCAGGACTGACAGATCTGTATTTCACAGAGTCCGGAGATTTTAGTGGTTAAAAAGATttcactcacacacaaaa
The DNA window shown above is from Equus quagga isolate Etosha38 chromosome 2, UCLA_HA_Equagga_1.0, whole genome shotgun sequence and carries:
- the CHRNA5 gene encoding neuronal acetylcholine receptor subunit alpha-5 isoform X1, translated to MAARESGPAVLFLAPRPLRLLLLLPLVAGRWGPAGAGGAAPGGLAEPSFVAKHEDSLFKNLFQDYERWVRPVEHLNDKIKIKFGLAISQLVDVDEKNQLMTTNVWLKQEWIDVKLRWNPDDYGGIKIIRVPSDSLWTPDIVLFDNADGRFEGASTKTVVRYDGTVTWTPPANYKSSCTIDVTFFPFDLQNCSMKFGSWTYDGSQVDIILEDQDVDKRDFFDNGEWEIVSATGSKGNRTDSCCWYPYIMYSFVIKRLPLFYTLFLIIPCIGLSFLTVLVFYLPSNEGEKISLCTSVLVSLTVFLLVIEEIIPSSSKVIPLIGEYLVFTMIFVTLSIMVTVFAINLHHRSSSTHNAMAPWVRKIFLQKLPKLLCMRSHVDRYLTQKEETESGSGPKSSRNTLEAALDSIRYITRHVMKENNVREVVEDWKFIAQVLDRMFLWTFLLVSIVGSLGLFVPVIYKWANIIVPIHIGNANK